CAAGGACCTACATTTGCCTAAGAAACTAGAAAGCACACAACTGCCAGCAAACTGAAAGTTCTATCATCTTACCTCACTATGCCCATAACTGATCCTTGAGGTCCCATCTCCTACTTCACTTATTCCTAAGCCTATTCAGTCACTAAGGGACGCATTCTTTTCTCCATTTACTAAAAGgaactttctttttcttgttttgctttTTTTGCCATTGAATAAACCTCAATGAGACTTCAGGCACAGAGTTTTGGAAAAAATCTATCTATATTTGATGCATAGTCTAAGCAAGATGTTCTCTGATTTGTTTAGTTGTTTGTTGACAGAGATTATTCTAAAGAAAGTCCTTGAACTATTACCATTTGCATAAGCAGTTATGAATATGGTATAGGGCAAAAGTAATTTGTGGAAAGTTGGAAAGAGGAATTGGGTCTCAAAGGGTTTAGAAAAGAAGAACAGCCTACCAGGAGAAGGGCATGCCCACTGTTATTAAATCTCCGGATCTCACAGTTTGGAAGCATCTTGCGAAGCTTCTCAGATTCCTCTAGGCTGGGTATCAAGTGATCCTTTCCACTGCATAGCAATATAACTCTTAGTCACACACAGTGACATTCGCAAAAGCTAACCTGAACTGGATATTGCTCAAAATGTCCAGAATAAGAAAAGAATGCAACAATTCTAGTTTACATTAATAAACTTCTGGTAAAGATgacaaaagagagaaaatcaATTATCTCCGGGGAGGGCGGAGGCGTTTAAAAATCTCTCTTTCATCAAATTTTACCAATGACACACTGGAACTCTGAAGAATTACCTCGAGAGTACCAGAGTCTGAGCTCTGACAGCATGGAGGCGAGACCTGACAAAAGATGCGGCTGATTTGAGCATCTTCAGCCTCCAGATAAGTGTTTCTACAGGTAAAACATCAGCCAGCACCTGCGacctttttcatcattttcttgcTCAAACTGACAACAAGAAGAAACTCCAACTGAAAATATCAACTAATAATGGTTGTCTAAGTTTAAAGTCTTCGAAACTATTGAAGTGTCAAAGCTAAAGTGGGGAAGGAAGATATCAACATGGATAGACATGGTGAATAAAAGGGAATCTCATCAATGCTAAGAAGATGCCACAAAGAATAAATTGATGAAAATGTCCAAATGCAACATTTCTTTTCTAGGGTGACCAAGCTTTAAGAGTAAGAGGGATGACTTTCACAACTTAACATAATGAGTTTAAGATTTTAGGACCTTACAGATAAATAGGATGAAAATGCTACATCACCACGAAATAACTCTGCTACTGCTTGTTGCAAAGGGTGTCCGCTGCCAGGAATTGCCACTGCCACCCTTGCAGGAACCCCTAATCATTGTAATTGAATCAGTTGTCAATTTTCATCTAAAAGTTAACCACAAAGTAAACTCAGTTAACCAATTTAAGCAAGAAGTATCCACTGAAGTTATTTAGTTCCAATCAACAACTACGACTCAATCCCAAGCAAGTTGGTCAGCTATATGAATCATCACTCTTCATGACTCATGTCACTCCATTTTGAGCACTTCACAGCCCAATATTAAGGAGGGATTTAGTACCAATGAACATGATAACTAAAACTACAAGATGTAAATTTATTCGTGCAAGCGTTAAAAGAACAAGTGATGATGTATTAACATTACTAACCAGATGCATATGAACAAATACATATACTTTATCAAGAGAAGTTTAAAAGACAGGTTGTAATAACAAGAAGGGGTGTTTTGCTAGATCTATTGCTTTTTAAAGAATTATGCATACAACTACGACTCAATCCCAAGCAAGTTGGTCAGCTATATGAATCATCACTCTTCATGACTCATGTCACTCCATTTTGAGCACTTCACAGCCCAATATTAAGGAGGGATTTAGTACCAATGAACATGATAACTAAAACTACAAGATGTAAATTTATTCGTGCAAGCGTTAAAAGAACAAGTGATGATGTATTAACATTACTAACCAGATGCATATGAACAAATACATATACTTTATCAAGAGAAGTTTAAAAGACAGGTTGTAATAACAAGAAGGGGTGTTTTGCTAGATCTATTGCTTTTTAAAGAATTATGCATACAACTACGACTCAATCCCAAGCAAGTTGGTCAGCTATATGAATCATCACTCTTCATGACTCATGTCACTCCATTTTGAGCACTTCACAGCCCAATATTAAGGAGGGATTTAGTACCAATGAACATGATAACTAAAACTACAAGATGTAAATTTATTCGTGCAAGCGTTAAAAGAACAAGTGATGATGTATTAACATTACTAACCAGATGCATATGAACAAATACATATACTTTATCAAGAGAAGTTTAAAAGACAGGTTGTAATAACAAGAAGGGGTGTTTTGCTAGATCTATTGCTTTTTAAAGAATTATGCATACAGCAAACAGAGCTAAATGATTTGTTCAATATTGGGATTAAGTTCTTCAAGTTGTTGTTTTTTCTGGCTCAGCAGTCAAATTGTTCAAGTTGAATGAAAGTTTGTGGTGCAAGTTAGAAACAAACAAGACCAGAATAAGTTGCTGCACACTTTGAATAAGTATGTATTGTCTCAACAGATACACACATCTTTTGGAGAAAGATACAATGTGAAGTATGAGATGTGTGATTATACATAGTGAAGTAAATAGGCAAGTAAACATCTTAATTAGTGACTGGAGAGCATGTTTCCTCCTACAACCTATAAAAGCAACTCATACAATTCTAGTCAACAAGATTTCTCATAAAAAGATTCCAGAAGAAATAATATTCCTGAGGCTAGGATCATTCATCTACCAAACCAAACAGTTCACATTTCATATAGTGTTGTAATCAACTAGATACGGGAAAAGCGACTCTTTTTGGTAGATTTCGGGAAAAATGAGTTTgaggatattttttaaaagttaaactttttctgaaaaaatCATTGAAACAAACAGTTTTaataaaaactcaaaacaaaCTTAGTTTCTGGAAACTTCAAACAAATACTACCAAAATATACAACTAAGAGTTGTTAGCAGTTATCATACTGCTAGTTTAACAAGGAAAAGTTCCATGTACTTAAACTATTATACTCATCAATCAGAGGATGAAGGTACAATAACCTGTCGTCACACTTAACAGTTTAACCATGCTTGGATGGAGGTGCTCAGGAATCACTTCTGACAACGTTATCAGATTTTCCAGCTGAGATTCACGTAGACGCGTGGCTGAGACACATCTTTGCAATAAGAACTATGAAATGACTCAAGCAATATAAAATTTTCTCGTATAATGACATGCTTTTGAACCTGGGTTTGCCAAAATCAGTGCAAGATCAATATGAGGATTACGAGCAGCAACAGCAAGCGCTAGGCATCCCCCAAAAGATTCTCCAAGAAGATAGATGGGACGTCTTGGTGCATGGTGATGCTCTGATCTAACCGTTGCTTCAACCAGGTACACCAGGTCTGAAGGAGAGTTAATGGGTAGTATATCTGACTGTTACTTTCATTTCAAATGATAAAACCAGCACACACAAGTTCAAAAAACTGCTTAAGATGAAACAGGACAGGTTTTTCTAGTTACATTGTTCTAACTTAAAAGTGGACACAAGTTATATTACTCATTACAAAGAAAGGCGAAAAAGCAAAAAGCACAAGATATCAGGGCATGGACATTTCGTGTTAATGTTTAAAGAGAAACTGCATGGCTTTTGCAAATGCACAGCTTGCTCAGTTGGTATTCTTGTCCCATTTGTTAGGTGATTCATAATTATCTCATTCGCTGAATCTAAAAGGATCTTTTTCACAAATTACATAAGATCTGTATATGTTATGCAACACTAGGAAAGAAAATTTGATTGCAGTATATGATAATAGTAGTAATACATCCTCAGATCATCACTTCTGAATTTCGATGTGAAATTATAAAATGGGACAAAATTTAGGGACAACAGCACGTACTACTATTTCcactctttaaaatatttgatgtttGGTTTCCATCTATTAAAATTCAAGCAGTCAAGCAAGCAATTTTTGCCTAAGAACACAACAGGGAGATGGACAAGGAGAGACCTGAGAATGATGTTCGATCGGTAACTGGAACATGGAGACACCATATATTGAAGATCCTTCACGTATGGAAAGCACCACCCAAAaagcaaaaaagaagaagaagaagaagaagataactTAACAGTATTTTTTGGTCTAGTACAACACAAACATCTTAAGGACAATAGTAGTGCtgaaaatcaaatattttaaattcggACATTGTGCCGAAAATTTCAATTAACAAACTTACCTTCCAAGTCTTTTGTGATGCTTTATAAGGCCAAGTCCAACACCATCAATCCCTGCAATGTTCCGAGTAAATAAAACTAGCTTAATTAACTTACAGATTAGTTAGTTAGATCACTGTATGAACAGTTCATAAACGTTGATACAAAGAAGGGTATCTGTCTAGCATGTAAGCCTATCAATATTTGCACTATAGCTTTGTTCACGAACAATCAGTTACAAACTTTGCCATTACAGCTAGTTGAGAGGATCTTACAGATGGCTTTTTGTGCTATATTGTCCATTCattgaatatatatagaaaaatgaGTAAAGTTGCTGTTCCAATTAAATCACCTGGTAAGTAGAGCAATAGAGGCGAGTCTTTCATAGGAGCAGCGCACTCCAAGGGCGAAAACCAACGTGGTGGCCCACCGTCGGATCCGGAGGCAATCATATCCTTGCTCCATTCCATGTAATCTTTCATAATCAAAGTAGTTGGTTGCTCTAGCTTGGTGGAGTCAGTTATGGAGTTGCTCCACATCGGTACTGTTGGCGGTTGCTGGTCGATGGATGCAGCTGATCTCCCAGTAGTTGCAGTTGCAGTTGCAGATGCAATTTTGAATCTGGCGGAGGTGAAGCGGAGGCATGAGTTCCGATATTGGAGAAACGGCGAAACACCGGCCGACTTGTAAGTGCCAGTGGAAATAGCCGCCATGGACAAAAATCAAAATGCCTTTCGCTTTTGCAATATGTAAAAGAAAGCTCATCTTCCTTCTCACTTTTATACTCATTTTACTTTTTCGTTCATAAATAAACAATCATAAAACCAAAACAATAATATCTACAGACATCCTCTGGACCCCAGGGATGGTGACGACTGCcgatataaattttgaatttattttttaaaaaatcatttgtaatatatacaaattattatAGTATAATTTAGAACAttatacaattaaaaaaataaaaatcttgaacTCATAAATATTACTCTCTTTAGTCCATCCCCCCAAAAAGGCGAAAGGGATTTTTTCTTGATTGCACAAGCTGGCCAGCAAAATTTCCATTCCCTATTTGATATTGTTTCATCCTAGCTCGATTCAATTCCTACTGAATGCACGTCAATGAGACTTTTATAAGGAATCGGagaaatatatgatgatatttttCTGGACATTCCCAAAGAAAAATACAtactatttctttctttctatcGAATTGATATTacattactataattaaaaataatttaattttaaaattctctttttattatCAATGAAATGATTAACAAccacataaatatttaaaaattattttaaattataattttttctaaaaaaaaattaaatatcatgTTAAATCAAACTATGTCGCATGAAATGAGAAAGGGAGTAAATTCTAGCTCCATTTCTCTTCACCCAACTAAAGTAAAAGCCAGCCATCCACATGTTTATTGTTAAGTGAGTATGAGTAATTAATGTGGCTGGAGGGATGGTACAGGAAGAGAGACATGGGACTGGGGAGGATAGCAGAATTCAGTAAGAACATGTCTAGTTATTGCATGTCACGTTATTTTTacctttaaaaaaaatgagtatTAACAATATTCTTGATTAAAGCAACACAAATTTTGCCTCGATTAACTTGCGTTTAGATATTAATAAgtgattattttgatatttataaatttatattttatattaaattttataaaaaaaaactcatgtTAAATGTAAAAAGATTGTTGTATcatgtaaaataattttattaaagaataactaattattattattattgactagcatatttgtataaaattatatgtatttgaaaaattgaaattaaaaaaaatatttatttataagagAAGatgaaaatatgtaatttatcaATATGGTGCTTTAGGACATTCTAATGTTTTgtttatgaattataatttattcattTGGTAAGATTAGGTAAAAATTGAGGAAATTTTGTCAAATTGAATATCcaataaaacttcaattttatattatttataattcatatcatgacaAACGATAGCTTATCTGCTTGATAATGAGGCGAAGATGTTGTCTATTTTGCCCACACACTGATAAATATCAGATCTAGCTTTTGatatatggaaaaaaaaaaaggagcatGTGATAACACATTCTTGTTCAAAATTTGCTAGTAATAGATATTTagcataagaaaataatattaaaatgagtttTCTTCTCAAATGAAAGGGCAGTAGGTAACCCTTCTATTTTTCACATTTAATATTGGCAAAGTTTGGTTGATTGAGATCGACGATCTTAAACCTTAATTACAAGAGTCTTCCATCCAATATAGAAATACTACAACAAATTGGTACCGTTGTAGATCAATGGAAAAAGGGATGTAGCGTAGTTTGACAGCGTCTttattttgagtaaaaaaatatcatgaatttaaattacaaatttatatatttatatatatatatttcttttattatcttgatattgatttatgttatttaaaaaaaatttgggtCATCCACTAGAATGTAGTCAATATTTGGTGATCgatgaaaaatatgataaatctATTATTATATAACGATTCGTCAATATTATAAAGATTTAATGGCCATGGTGAATTGGTTGCAAGTTTATTTGAATTAGGTCAAAACCTAAAGTGTGGTGTCTCCTATTGTGTCTAATCTTGAATCTTTGTCAACACTTGACAGGgctattttaaaaaagattgtTAAGCGGGCCAAGAGATTAATACCAGCTCCTTTTAGGCCATTGTGTAAGCTTATCCTGATGGTCCGAGTTGAAACTTGGGCTTAATGCATCATGCTATGGTAAAGAAACAAGTGGCCCATATCTGTTAAGGTTCAGTCCAGTCGTCACTGGGAAAAATTAGACCAATGATATCGGAACACGTGGTCCCTCTCCGATGCAAAATGCTAAGAAGCAGTAATAAGTAATACACCACCCACCACCAGCTGAAAAGTCTTCGTCATATCTGAATCTGAATCTCTGTTGAGCAAGCATGGCGGATTGTGCGAGGAAGTTCCTCCTAGCTACCCTATTAGCTGTATTATGTTTCTCATGGACAATTGCAGCCTCCGACGGGCCATTTATTGTCGCACACAAGAAGGCCTCTCTTACTCGACTCAAATCCGACATCGAACGTATTTCCATCTCCATCGACATCTACAATGAAGGATCTGCGTATGCTTCCCCTTTTCTTTAACTCAGATCCcaacttccttttcttttttttttcccacTTTTCCTTCATCCATGcttttatttaaatatactgAAGATGCTGTTGTTACCATCTCCCCCGTTGCTTGCCTAAATCCATGATTGTGGATTTCATTTTAATTAGTCCGATCTTGTTTCCTGTTTCCATAATAGGAAATAGATTACGTAGACAATACGCATTAATTAAAAGAGGCGTCTTATCCTACCTGTATTTATGGAGTCAAAGCTAATAAATTCAACTATAGTTAGCTCAATTGGTAAGGAAATCTAGCTTAATCTCACTCTTCATTTTGTCCTATTTCCAAGCAGGGGTGCGAATTCTCTTGATATGATTGTTTTATTGGGTTACTAAATGTAATTATTTGAATTGTCTTCCTTCTTTCTTGTGTTTTTTTTCCCTCCCCATTATCGTATGGGTAGTGCAATTTCAAATCGGGAAATCAGATGTATTGAAATCCCCATAAGGTTTTTATTGCTTTCGCCTTCTTGAAGGTGAAACATCCTTGGAAAAAGAAACAACAAATTGCAAAATGATCTTGACTGGAATCCCTTTTTGACTTTACCTCCCATCCTCAGTAATTAAGCATTATATTTGTACATTGTCAGGaataaaaagagagagagatttTTAAGAGTTTAGATTAGCTTTCATCTTTGTATATTGTCATCTGATATTTGTGGTTTAAAATAGTTGTTGATCCTTTTGGGTGTAGTAAGACCCTTCTTAATGCTTGAGATTGCAATTTTAGTTTGATGCAACTGATTTGTCACCAGCATGCAACAACTAGTGAACATTATAAAGCTTGATAAACTAACACTGAGATGAATTAAATGAACCATTAAATGTTTTATTTCCAGACTTTGCTTGATAATAGGAGGCTGTAGCTGATTTGGAGTCTAAAATCATTGTCTACAATCCTTAGCTGCTAGCCTTTTTTGTGAAAAATGTAATTTGGAGTCTGAAATCATTGGTTACAATCCTTAGCTGCTAATTTTTCTGTGAAATATGTTTAAGGACAACTAATGGGACCATTTAAAGTTTTTCGATCTGTTTCCTGAAATCCTATCTTCTGACCCTTGATTCATCTAAGAATCCATCTTTTGCTTAATGGTTACCTGAAGATGTCAATCTCTCACTCGGTACATTTTGAAATGATTCAAACCTTGTGCTGGCTCGTTCGTGAACCATGTGTGAGATAGACTAGTTCCTCACTTCCTTGACTTCAATGTGGTGAAAAGCTAGGACTCTAAGAATCTCATTAGCTAATTAGGGAATGACTTTGCGGGATTCCTTTTACCTTTTCATGTGCAACCAACACACTTTAAATTG
The sequence above is a segment of the Solanum dulcamara chromosome 11, daSolDulc1.2, whole genome shotgun sequence genome. Coding sequences within it:
- the LOC129872236 gene encoding phytyl ester synthase 2, chloroplastic-like isoform X1, which gives rise to MAAISTGTYKSAGVSPFLQYRNSCLRFTSARFKIASATATATTGRSAASIDQQPPTVPMWSNSITDSTKLEQPTTLIMKDYMEWSKDMIASGSDGGPPRWFSPLECAAPMKDSPLLLYLPGIDGVGLGLIKHHKRLGRIFNIWCLHVPVTDRTSFSDLVYLVEATVRSEHHHAPRRPIYLLGESFGGCLALAVAARNPHIDLALILANPATRLRESQLENLITLSEVIPEHLHPSMVKLLSVTTGVPARVAVAIPGSGHPLQQAVAELFRGDVAFSSYLSVLADVLPVETLIWRLKMLKSAASFVRSRLHAVRAQTLVLSSGKDHLIPSLEESEKLRKMLPNCEIRRFNNSGHALLLEADFNLVTVITGANFYRRGRHLDYVRDFVPPSTSEFDSVYQPYRWMEVAFNPVMISTLENGDIVRGLTGIPSEGPVLLVGYHMMLGLELVPLVSHLWNEHKIVLRGIAHPLMFKRQREGLMPVLSMYDDYRFMGAVPVSATNFYKLLSSKSHVLLYPGGMREALHRKGEEYKLFWPEQSEFVRMAARFGAKIIPFGTVGEDDFGQMLLDYDDMMKVPFLKALIEELTGEVEKLRYDTEGEVSNQDVHLPIILPKIPGRFYFYFGKPIETEGRKEELKNREKAHELYLEVKSEVERCIDYLKDKRENDPYRNIMARLSYQASHGFDSEVPTFDL
- the LOC129872236 gene encoding phytyl ester synthase 2, chloroplastic-like isoform X3, giving the protein MAAISTGTYKSAGVSPFLQYRNSCLRFTSARFKIASATATATTGRSAASIDQQPPTVPMWSNSITDSTKLEQPTTLIMKDYMEWSKDMIASGSDGGPPRWFSPLECAAPMKDSPLLLYLPGIDGVGLGLIKHHKRLGRIFNIWCLHVPVTDRTSFSDLVYLVEATVRSEHHHAPRRPIYLLGESFGGCLALAVAARNPHIDLALILANPATRLRESQLENLITLSEVIPEHLHPSMVKLLSVTTGVPARVAVAIPGSGHPLQQAVAELFRGDVAFSSYLSVLADVLPVETLIWRLKMLKSAASFVRSRLHAVRAQTLVLSSGKDHLIPSLEESEKLRKMLPNCEIRRFNNSGHALLLEADFNLVTVITGANFYRRGRHLDYVRDFVPPSTSEFDSVYQPYRWMEVAFNPVMISTLENGDIVRGLTGIPSEGPVLLVGYHMMLGLELVPLVSHLWNEHKIVLRGIAHPLMFKRQREGLMPVLSMYDDYRFMGAVPVSATNFYKLLSSKSHVLLYPGGMREALHRKGEEYKLFWPEQSEFVRMAARFGAKIIPFGTVGEDDFGQI